The Cynocephalus volans isolate mCynVol1 chromosome 5, mCynVol1.pri, whole genome shotgun sequence genomic sequence ttttacatgatcatttatcttttaatcaaaacatttattatttcatctctatagaaaaagaaaaaacagaatgttCCAAAGCAATTATATTGTGATAAaagcacccactcatgcatcaatagttcaccccaaagcctgtggcctgtggccaggaaactatacaatagcagcatgcttggcattgaagagcgtcagacttttagcagcaccacactctcccgggtgagccacgggccggcccgagcgtcagacttttagtttaaactataattcttaaccttcttagcttacaatttaacccttttaaaatcttacttatacttactatacttgattttaataacattgattagttatggttaacaatttaatattgtttatactctatattgatcattttttttttggcagctggccgatacagggatcaaacctggaccttgggattatcagcaccgtgctctaacaaacttctatattgatcattttaatttataatcaaaatcactatgtttataccttttatttccctgccaatagactccgggaacagcacaggggacaaagcgaaaagttaaatgatcctgctcaaactaataaaaacacactatatcattcttattactAAAGAacgaacatgttcttggtaaatcaagtgaaactgtgggagtggggagaaacaaagaaatctgtaactggttgataatcaattagttataaacattactgcactcagacccaccgtctccctgggggaatgtggatagaaatccaacacaATAACTTCTTTCTACacatacaagagcatgaccacagccacaatgggtccatgcacacatcactaacaaggaaaattaatgacaaaattaaatggagccaacccataccgggaacatgcatcaaaaacacctttagtattgacaatgccctttaaataaaccagttaattttgatatattttaacatgtcctttgagaaacgccAGGGAATTTCTCAAAGCCATAccaagccaaaaggttaggctgtttaattctgggaagctttgttaagcaaccaaaggtgaacaaacaagaacttccatggagctgtgccacacacatgggacccccttgtggcctgcagaacaaggggtatcactcaggctcccatgccgttccctatgGCAGGATGGCTCACGGCAGTGAGGACTTGTCAGACCTCCCTCAGGGCTGAGCTTGCCCATGTCATTGCTATCAAGCGACATGAGATCTTGTTTACCTTGTCTCATTTGGGAAGGTCCAATCATGGGATGGGGTGGGCTCTGGGAACTCACTTTCCCATCTTCCCACCTCACCCCCCTATCCCTGGCTGTCTTCTCACTTATGCTCATGGTACTTGTCATTCCACGGGACTCTCCCTTGAGTGCCTCGAGTAATAGTAGGACATAGCAGATGAGGATCACGAGGAGGACCCAGGGGCTGGGTGTGATGGTCATGGCTTTGGAGTGGGCTGAGCCTGGGGCCGTGGTGGGTGGTGCTGAAACAGAAACACAAGAGTGACAGTTCTCATCCAGATCCCACCTCTGAGGAGATGCCTCCTCAGCCCCTGCTGCCCCAGGTCATCCAGCAGCACAGACACTTTCTAGCCTCTGCTATGTGGCAGCTGCTGGGACAGGTCCTGGggtaggaagggagagaggagatgGGTCGTGtcctcaggggtctcacacaGCTGCTGAGAGCAGCCAGGTGACAATGTAACCCGCCCCTGATGCTGTGGCAGAAGAGGAAGTGAGTATGAGGATGGTGGCAGGGAAGGGTCTCAGCAGCTGGCATTTGAGGTCATTTTGAAGAATCTGCAGAAAGAGACCAGGTGAGATGAAAAGAGAAGTGATTCTAGGATGagggaaaaataagaagaaaagctCTGGAAAAATAATAATGCCCACACGTTTGAGGCCCAGGAATAAATCCATGGTGAATGGACCAGAATGCAATGAGGTTGAGGTGTCAGGTGACAAGGGAAAGGATGCgtagaaataaatacacattacTCTCCCAGGAAGAACTGCCCTCAAATCGCTGACTTTGtgtcacacgcacacacatgcacgcggTCACACATGCaaacatgcacatgtgcacacacgtacacacacacacatctatgggGTAGGAACAGCTCATCTGTAGAAAACTACCACATCCTCCCCTCATCACAGTCACCTGTAGTCTCTGGCATCCTCTCCCAGTGCTGCAAGATGTCCTCACGCCAGCTGCTGCAGACTTCCTTTGAGTTCCTCTGAAGGAAAGTGGTCACATGTCCATCATTCTCCCATTTCTCTTTTATGCCTGTGGCTCTAGGATTAACCACTGTCCAGTTTCCGTTGTCCAAGTCAAGGAAGAGAGATCGCTGTCCACTGAAGCTGAACTCCCAGGATGGCCTGGTGTGGTCATTGGTTTCACACAGACAAAATAATGTGCCCTGCAGGGTGAGAGGACCTGCCCCCAGCAGGAAAGGGATCAGCCTTTGGTCTTGACAAGTTTTGCCCCCACCTGGTATCCATGTCCTCTGCTCCCCTTGGTATTTCCTGACCCTGCTCTGCCTTCCAATCCCTCACCTTACTGCTCGGGCCCTGGCTGGGACCAACTTTTAATTTGACATAAACACAATAACGTCTCCAACCCCACAAGATCTGTTCTTTTTCTGCCCTGGGCCTTTTGCACTTACCGCTGGTTGTGAAAATCTTTTTATCAATGTTAGGCAGTTTATCTTTGAGCTCTTCTGCCATGTATTTCAGAGTTTCAGTCTGTCCCTTCCAGTCCACTGTGGTATTTGCCTTCTTCCCAAGGGGATCTATAGTTTTGAAATTCTCAGTGCCACAGAAATAGTCAAGAAAAATATTCTGATCCACATGTCCTTGAAATTCACACCATGGTTGTCCAATTCCACGATTAGGATTGATAGTGAAGTTATACCAAAGACAGTGAGTGTCTGTAAAAGAAAATGGAGGAGAGAGTTCTGATGAGGAGAAAAGAACCCATAGACACACCTTCCCAAAGTCCCTGTGACAAGAGAGTCCCTCTGAAGAGCTGGGCTGGCAGAGCAAGCAGCACCCCCAGCCAtgctgtccccccacccccacgtaAAGGCTGCTGTTCCTCCCTTGCTTGAGGAGGAGGGGGTCGCCTCTGCCTGGGAAGAAACCACATGTCCACAGGCATGGCCACATCCCATCTGCTCACCAGGCCAGGGCCGCACCTATTAGCACACGAGCTTGCCAGGGAGGTGCCAGGCCTGCTACGGGAGGAAAAGCCAGGATGGCAGAGGGTCTCCAGAAGCAGCCCACGTGGACTGCAGGGAGATGGGAGGGTGCGGAGGGCCGCTCCTGAGGATGCTGGATGACAGCAGAATCAGAGAGAGGATGGAATTCAAGTGGGATAAGGGAGAGTTTATAATTATGGATCAAAGGATTTAGCATGGCCCCTGGGACATGGTACTAATAAGCTAGTAGGCTGGCTCTTAGAAGCTTGGAAAGTGATGGCCCACGCTtcatgaaatagaaaatctatgACTTCCAAAGTAAGTAATAGCACGAGGGATCAGTACTGCCAGAGAAGTACATATGCCAGAGAAGAT encodes the following:
- the LOC134378087 gene encoding UL16-binding protein 1-like; the encoded protein is MSLATCPVCSLALLLLLPGWSWEGRADTHCLWYNFTINPNRGIGQPWCEFQGHVDQNIFLDYFCGTENFKTIDPLGKKANTTVDWKGQTETLKYMAEELKDKLPNIDKKIFTTSGPLTLQGTLFCLCETNDHTRPSWEFSFSGQRSLFLDLDNGNWTVVNPRATGIKEKWENDGHVTTFLQRNSKEVCSSWREDILQHWERMPETTAPPTTAPGSAHSKAMTITPSPWVLLVILICYVLLLLEALKGESRGMTSTMSISEKTARDRGVRWEDGKVSSQSPPHPMIGPSQMRQGKQDLMSLDSNDMGKLSPEGGLTSPHCREPSCHRERHGSLSDTPCSAGHKGVPCVWHSSMEVLVCSPLVA